A single genomic interval of Lathyrus oleraceus cultivar Zhongwan6 chromosome 7, CAAS_Psat_ZW6_1.0, whole genome shotgun sequence harbors:
- the LOC127103907 gene encoding uncharacterized mitochondrial protein AtMg00860-like, with translation MGEFPVVCDFPEVFSNEVRDFPPEREVKFTIDLIPGASPVSMAPYRMSPSELKELKSQLEDLLDKRQLNKVIIKNKYLLMRIDYLMDQLSEEDHVEHLRIVLSVLKEKQLFAKLLKCEFWLKEVSFLGHVISSGGISVDPSKVEAISQWEAPKSVSEIHSFLGLASYYRKYIEGFSKLSLLLTQLTRKGQAFIWTARCEASFQELKRRLTTAPILILLNPSEPFIVYCDASLMGL, from the exons ATGGGTGAATTTCCAGTTGTTTGTGATTTTCCTGAAGTGTTTTCTAATGAGGTTAGAGATTTTCCGCCTGAACGTGAAGTTAAGTTCACGATTGATTTGATTCCTGGTGCTAGTCCGgtatcgatggctccgtatcgaATGTCAccatctgagttgaaagagttgaagagtcaatTAGAGGATTTGCTTGATAAGAG acaactgaataaggtTATTATCAAGAATAAGTATTTGCTTATGAGGATTGATtatttgatggatcagttg agtgaagaggatcatgTTGAGCATTTGAGGATTGTTTTATCTGTATTGAAAGAGAAGCAGTTGTTTGCTAAACTTTTGAAGTGCGAGTTttggttgaaggaagtgagtttccttggccatgtgatcTCTAGTGGTGGTATTTCGGTTGATCCTTCTAAGGTTGAGGCTATATCTCAATGGGAAGCGCCAAAATCTGTGTCTGAGATTCATAGTTTTCTTGGTTTGGCAAGTTATTATCGAAAGTATATTGAAGGATTTTCCAAGTTATCTTTGTTGTTaacgcagttgactaggaaaggtcaagctttcatttggactgCACGGTGTGAAGCTAGTTTTCAAGAGCTGAAGAGGAGattgactactgctcctattttgattttactGAATCCATCAGAACCATTTattgtgtattgtgatgcttctttgatgggttTATGA
- the LOC127103905 gene encoding uncharacterized protein LOC127103905 has translation MHISTENIGSSSPTTRADEPFQMINLPDIVLDVAPLSMISAPTQKKAMPSVSKNVKTSGKSSVSEPTIPSEDKTVVEKGSRSRGYEMRNSTKNIGVTDNQTEAKRFPLIRKFGKTIPDGDSSEKADECVPEQAAHERRSKKKADYVINVDELTFDEEPITNILAHGIAKILQRRKGKAMMFEDSPSNEIKRKYGGMKSTPSRSSKGKSPVGHARSWSKVVIPLRKREVVSSSLAKEFVVTIPDGCDNAKSEYYRKVYVRGNAVTFSPAVINKFLGRTEEPQDELEVTNDQVCKEITAKQVKHRPNRGKLSVGKLSVKYVILHRIGTVNWVPTNHTSTISIGLGEFIYVIGTRRTFDFGKYIFEQVMKQAFSTVVKMPICFPSLMCGIIPNQHPRILLPIDSVKKMESPLSLHYKLFAGTHVPDIVMTSSQVPGPATSKESVITQMKETCKELDDSTQPSIATKIELENLIKDLMDEEEKEVEHVGDDNVGADVEDSAGGNDDVNDEDKEAEGE, from the exons ATGCATATCTCAACTGAAAACATTGGGTCATCTTCTCCAACTACTAGGGCAGATGAACCATTCCAAATGATCAATCTGCCTGATATTGTCTTGGATGTTGCTCCCTTATCCATGATTTCTGCACCCACTCAGAAGAAAGCAATGCCATCTGTTTCAAAGAATGTCAAGACTTCTGGTAAGTCTTCTGTTTCTGAGCCTACAATCCCTAGTGAAGATAAGACTGTTGTTGAAAAGGGTTCTAGGTCTAGAGGTTATGAGATGAGAAACTCTACTAAGAACATCGGAGTCACTGATAATCAAACCGAAGCGAAAAGATTTCCATTGATAAGGAAATTCGGAA AAACTATCCCTGATGGTGATTCTAGTGAAAAGGCTGATGAATGTGTCCCTGAGCAAGCTGCTCATGAAAGAAGGAGTAAGAAGAAGGCTGATTATGTTATCAATGTTGATGAACTAACTTTTGATGAGGAACCTATTACCAACATCTTGGCTCATGGAATAGCCAAGATACTTCAAAGAAGAAAAGGAAAGGCTATGATGTTTGAAGATTCTCCTTCTAATGAGATAAAAAGGAAATATGGTGGTATGAAAAGCACTCCCTCTAGAAGTTCCAAAGGAAAATCTCCTGTTGGTCATGCAAGATCATGGAGTAAAGTTGTTATTCCTCTGAGGAAGAGGGAAGTTGTTTCTTCAA GCCTAGCCAAGGAGTTTGTGGTGACCATTCCTGATGGGTGTGATAATGCAAAGAGTGAATACTATAGGAAGGTGTATGTTAGAGGAAATGCCGTGACATTTTCTCCTGCTGTAATCAACAAGTTTCTGGGAAGGACTGAAGAACCTCAGGATGAGCTAGAGGTTACAAATGACCAAGTATGCAAGGAGATAACTGCCAAGCAGGTGAAACACCGGCCAAATAGAGGAAAGTTGTCAGTTGGGAAGCTGAGTGTCAAGTATGTAATCCTTCATAGGATTGGGACTGTCaattgggtgcctactaatcatacTTCAACCATATCTATTGGGCTTGGGGAGTTTATATATGTTATTGGAACTAGAAGAACTTTTGATTTTGGGAAGTACATTTTTGAACAAGTTATGAAGCAGGCCTTCTCAACTGTTGTGAAGATGCCTATCTGCTTTCCCTCACTCATGTGTGGGATAATCCCGAACCAACATCCTAGAATCTTATTGCCTATTGATAGTGTGAAGAAAATGGAATCTCCTTTATCCCTCCATTATAAATTGTTTGCTGGAACACATGTCCCAGATATTGTTATGACATCTTCTCAGGTACCTGGCCCTGCCACTTCTAAGGAGAGTGTTATTACTCAGATGAAGGAGACATGTAAAGAATTGGATGATTCCACCCAACCTAGCATTGCTACAAAGATAGAGCTTGAAAATTTgatcaaggatttgatggatgAAGAGGAAAAGGAAGTTGAACATGTTGGTGATGACAATGTTGGAGCTGATGTAGAGGACTCTGCTGGTGGCAATGATGATGTGAATGATGAAGATAAAGAAGCTGAAGGAGAGTAG
- the LOC127103906 gene encoding uncharacterized protein LOC127103906, which produces MNAGDQEYDADEFRALGKFQRNNPPSFGGVYEPDKAQECLKAIEKIFRVMNCSDAQKVQFGTHMLEKEAEDWWRNTIKIFDEDDVRGKKEIEFLELKQGNGTVVEYAAKFKELVKFCPHYNTANAERSKCLKFMNGLRPDIKKEKGYQQITRFSELVNKSMIYDEDSRESVAHYKSLHDKKGKGKF; this is translated from the exons ATGAATGCTGGTGATCAGGAGTATGATGCTGATGAGTTTCGTGCTTTGGGGAAGTTCCAGAGGAACAATCCGCCATCTTTTGGAGGAGTTTATGAACCTGACAAAGCTCAAGAGTGCTTGAAGGCGATTGAGAAAATATTTCGAGTTATGAATTGTTCAGATGCGCAGAAGGTGCAATTTGGCACTCATATGCTTGAGAAAGAAGCTGAGGACTGGTGGCGCAACACTATTAAGATATTTGATGAGGATG ATGTtcgtggtaagaaggaaattgaattccttgagtTGAAGCAAGGTAATGGTACCGTAGTTGAGTATGCTGCAAAGTTTAAGGAGTTGGTCAAATTTTGTCCccattacaatactgctaatgctgagagatccAAGTGTCTTAAGTTTATGAATGGATTGAGACCTGATATCAAGAAGGAAAAGGGTTACCAACAAATTACAAGATTTTCTGAGTTGGTTAATAAGAGTATGATCTATGATGAGGATAGCCGTGAGAGTGTTGCTCATTACAAGTCCTTGCATGATAAGAAAGGAAAAGGGAAATTCTGA